One Pectobacterium colocasium DNA segment encodes these proteins:
- a CDS encoding BadF/BadG/BcrA/BcrD ATPase family protein, whose product MTTWLYAGVDGGGTGCRARIYQADGTPLGQGHGGRANLLLGVESVRQSVDDAIAQALKHSGLSLDDVSRLKVGLALASAEHRVAYEAFLALPHPYTAQVLNTDALGACLAVNQGEAAGVVIAGTGSCGLAWQNQTITAYGGHEFPISDQGSGARLGLAALQHTYDVLQGGCAPSALSQSIDDYFSASTAPAQAANTLEAFQTFIQQAKPGDYAQFARRVFDCAQQNDAVSHALLAQTASEISLLLAAVARHATPRLSLMGSIGLHIRPWLPDEWQSQLAAPMGDALDGARLIACHDYALYSHPL is encoded by the coding sequence ATGACAACATGGCTCTATGCTGGCGTGGATGGCGGTGGAACAGGCTGTCGGGCACGGATTTATCAGGCCGACGGCACGCCGCTCGGTCAGGGACACGGCGGTCGCGCCAACCTGCTGCTCGGCGTGGAAAGCGTGCGTCAGTCGGTGGACGATGCCATCGCACAGGCGTTGAAGCACAGCGGGCTGTCACTGGATGACGTATCCCGGCTGAAAGTCGGACTGGCGCTCGCCAGCGCGGAACATCGCGTCGCCTACGAGGCGTTTCTGGCGTTGCCGCATCCTTATACCGCTCAGGTACTTAATACCGATGCGCTGGGTGCCTGCCTGGCCGTCAATCAAGGAGAAGCGGCGGGCGTCGTCATTGCCGGAACCGGCTCCTGCGGGCTGGCGTGGCAGAATCAGACGATTACCGCTTACGGCGGTCATGAATTCCCGATTTCCGATCAAGGGAGCGGAGCACGCCTCGGGCTGGCGGCGTTGCAACATACCTACGATGTCCTGCAAGGCGGGTGCGCGCCGTCCGCGCTCAGTCAGAGCATCGACGATTACTTTTCCGCCAGCACAGCACCCGCGCAAGCCGCCAATACGCTTGAGGCATTCCAGACGTTTATCCAACAGGCGAAACCGGGCGACTATGCACAGTTCGCTCGCCGTGTATTTGACTGCGCTCAGCAGAACGATGCCGTTTCTCACGCGCTACTCGCGCAGACGGCTAGCGAAATCAGCCTGCTGTTGGCCGCCGTGGCGCGCCACGCCACACCTCGCTTATCGCTCATGGGCAGCATCGGCTTACATATTCGTCCCTGGCTGCCGGACGAGTGGCAATCCCAACTCGCCGCCCCGATGGGCGATGCGCTCGACGGCGCACGATTGATTGCCTGTCATGATTATGCGTTATACAGCCATCCGTTATAA
- a CDS encoding LacI family DNA-binding transcriptional regulator produces the protein MATLKDIADRAGVSISTVSRALNGTAPISAKVRQHIMAIATEQGYPLHKVAKATVAQTEPLRHILLATPRNLMLESEYNLVSLTLINALKTLCLQRNIQLRPFLGEHDTINEQQLLRELQGGKESGILIVNDDHPTLLNAVAESGIPAVLINGEDPSMRLSSVTPANHYAAAAGVRYLIEQGHTRILHLTWTSRMTIKQRERGYRDALMQAGIAVDDDLILSLPDFHPRTARDALLRWLTANPDRLGVTAIFCAADNQAIGVIDALYQHGLRVPEDISVMGMDDILPFDMLPVSLTTVHLPFETIARAALQLLAQQMTPSQALGIAQRTELAGQVVVRESVRRVR, from the coding sequence ATGGCGACACTCAAGGATATTGCCGACCGCGCGGGGGTTTCCATCAGCACGGTTTCCCGCGCGCTGAACGGCACGGCGCCGATCAGTGCCAAAGTCAGGCAGCATATTATGGCGATCGCCACCGAACAGGGCTATCCGCTGCATAAAGTGGCTAAAGCGACCGTCGCGCAGACGGAACCGCTGCGCCACATTCTGCTCGCGACGCCGCGTAATCTGATGTTGGAGAGCGAATACAATCTGGTGTCGCTGACGCTGATTAACGCCCTGAAAACGCTCTGTCTGCAACGCAATATCCAGCTGCGTCCGTTTTTGGGGGAGCACGACACCATTAACGAACAGCAGCTGTTGCGTGAGCTTCAGGGCGGAAAAGAGAGCGGCATTCTGATCGTGAATGACGATCATCCGACCCTGCTGAACGCCGTGGCGGAAAGCGGGATTCCGGCGGTGCTGATTAACGGTGAAGATCCCTCGATGCGCCTGAGCAGCGTCACGCCCGCCAACCACTATGCGGCGGCGGCGGGAGTGCGTTACCTGATCGAGCAAGGGCATACGCGGATCCTGCACCTGACCTGGACGTCACGCATGACGATCAAACAGCGTGAGCGCGGCTATCGGGATGCGCTCATGCAGGCAGGGATTGCGGTGGATGACGATCTGATCCTCTCGCTGCCGGATTTTCACCCGCGTACGGCGCGTGACGCGCTGCTGCGCTGGTTGACGGCGAATCCCGACAGACTGGGGGTGACCGCGATTTTCTGCGCGGCGGATAATCAGGCCATCGGCGTGATCGACGCGCTGTATCAGCACGGGTTACGGGTGCCGGAGGATATCTCCGTCATGGGGATGGATGATATCCTGCCGTTCGACATGCTGCCGGTTTCACTCACCACGGTGCATCTGCCGTTTGAGACCATCGCCCGCGCGGCGCTACAGCTACTGGCGCAGCAAATGACGCCTTCACAGGCGCTCGGTATTGCCCAGCGCACGGAGCTGGCCGGACAGGTGGTGGTCAGAGAGTCGGTTCGGCGGGTGAGGTAG
- a CDS encoding ABC transporter ATP-binding protein: protein MASLELKNVHKSYGAVNIIKGVDLTIHDGEFMVFVGPSGCGKSTLLRMIAGLEAISSGELWIDQRKVNDLTPAERKIAMVFQSYALYPHLSVRKNLAFGLENLHFPKAEINSRIDEAARMLGLEPYLDRKPRALSGGQQQRVAIGRAIVREPDLFLFDEPLSNLDAKLRVQTRGELSRLHQKLRTTMIYVTHDQVEAMTMAQRIVVLNAGRIEQVGTPLELFNRPKNKFVAGFIGSPRMNMFPAQIVATRADGVEVQCPSGNRLALPFIGTVGQNVTLGIRPSHCELVAEGEGIALCVDRCEMMGHETFIYGRMGGIDDEMIVHLAQHREFAAGESVFVRFPSAYCHLFDGDTDDTLPRCAEQ, encoded by the coding sequence ATGGCGAGTCTGGAACTAAAAAACGTCCACAAAAGTTACGGTGCGGTGAACATCATCAAAGGCGTGGATCTCACGATTCATGACGGTGAATTCATGGTTTTTGTCGGCCCGTCGGGCTGTGGAAAATCCACGCTGCTGCGCATGATTGCCGGACTGGAAGCGATCAGCAGCGGCGAACTGTGGATCGACCAGCGCAAGGTGAACGATCTCACGCCAGCAGAGCGCAAGATTGCGATGGTGTTCCAGTCTTACGCGCTCTATCCGCATCTTTCGGTGCGTAAGAACCTCGCGTTTGGGCTGGAAAACCTGCACTTCCCTAAAGCGGAAATTAACAGCCGTATTGATGAAGCGGCGCGTATGTTGGGGCTGGAACCCTATCTGGATCGCAAGCCACGCGCGCTGTCGGGTGGGCAGCAGCAGCGTGTTGCCATTGGTCGCGCCATCGTGCGTGAACCCGACCTGTTCCTGTTTGATGAACCGCTCTCCAATCTGGATGCCAAGCTGCGCGTGCAGACGCGCGGCGAGCTGTCCCGTCTGCACCAGAAACTGCGCACCACCATGATTTACGTGACTCACGATCAGGTGGAAGCGATGACGATGGCGCAGCGCATTGTGGTGCTGAACGCCGGGCGTATCGAGCAGGTTGGCACGCCGTTGGAACTGTTTAATCGGCCGAAAAACAAATTTGTCGCCGGCTTCATTGGTTCACCGCGCATGAATATGTTCCCGGCGCAGATCGTCGCCACCCGTGCGGACGGCGTCGAGGTACAGTGCCCGTCCGGCAATCGTCTGGCGCTGCCGTTTATTGGCACGGTCGGTCAGAACGTTACGCTCGGCATTCGTCCTTCACACTGTGAACTGGTGGCGGAAGGCGAGGGGATTGCGCTGTGCGTCGATCGCTGCGAGATGATGGGGCATGAGACTTTCATCTACGGGCGAATGGGCGGCATTGATGATGAGATGATCGTCCATCTGGCGCAGCACCGCGAGTTCGCGGCGGGCGAATCGGTGTTCGTCCGCTTCCCATCGGCGTATTGCCATCTGTTCGATGGCGACACGGATGACACATTGCCGCGCTGTGCTGAGCAGTAA
- a CDS encoding AraC family transcriptional regulator yields MTRNQGFSLDIGWQALLKDFGFRPEHVLRRAGLPEDLFARGEQTLSVEDYFRFWRSLETEADDPLFPLKLIELVTAELFDPPLFAALCSANLMQATQRLARYKQLILPMRLDIDVADNGDLNISPRWLFAQGDVPASLQVAEIAFLVRLARLATREPVKAKRVSLPVPLSAAYAPHYKAFFGVAVQHDPNLSVTFSAADALRPFLTVNEGMWRVFEPELRRRLSELDAAAAIAERVQALLLELIPSNTATIDTVAERLAMSKRTLQRRLEEEGENFRVLVNRTREKLARHYLANSTMSGGEIAFLLGFEDPNSFYRAFQGWTGQTPDNARQTIRSRRSISSSPSRH; encoded by the coding sequence ATGACTCGTAATCAGGGTTTTTCTTTAGATATTGGCTGGCAGGCTTTGCTAAAGGATTTTGGATTTCGGCCTGAGCATGTCCTGCGCCGGGCGGGGTTACCGGAAGATCTCTTTGCCCGTGGAGAACAGACGCTTTCCGTGGAGGATTACTTTCGGTTTTGGCGCAGTCTGGAGACAGAAGCTGACGATCCATTATTTCCCTTGAAACTTATCGAACTGGTCACCGCGGAACTCTTTGATCCTCCTCTTTTCGCGGCGCTCTGTAGTGCGAATCTGATGCAGGCAACGCAACGGCTTGCCAGGTACAAACAGTTGATACTCCCTATGCGTCTGGATATTGATGTTGCCGACAATGGTGATTTGAACATTTCACCGCGTTGGCTGTTTGCACAGGGAGATGTCCCTGCTTCATTACAGGTTGCAGAGATCGCCTTTCTGGTTCGGCTGGCTCGGCTGGCGACACGTGAACCCGTTAAGGCCAAACGCGTCAGCCTGCCCGTTCCTCTTTCCGCCGCTTATGCGCCGCACTACAAGGCCTTTTTCGGCGTAGCAGTACAGCACGATCCGAATTTGAGTGTGACGTTCTCCGCCGCAGATGCCCTTCGCCCGTTTCTGACCGTCAATGAAGGTATGTGGCGCGTATTTGAACCTGAATTACGTCGGCGTTTGAGTGAACTGGATGCCGCCGCAGCGATCGCCGAGCGTGTGCAAGCCTTATTGCTGGAGTTAATTCCCAGCAACACGGCAACCATTGATACCGTTGCCGAGCGTCTGGCGATGAGCAAGCGGACGCTACAGCGTCGCTTAGAGGAGGAGGGAGAGAACTTCCGGGTGTTGGTTAACCGTACCAGAGAGAAACTGGCCCGACATTATCTGGCTAACTCCACGATGTCCGGCGGTGAAATTGCTTTTCTTCTTGGCTTTGAAGACCCTAACTCGTTCTATCGTG
- a CDS encoding carbohydrate ABC transporter permease codes for MRKIALLPAGSLIDKLVTPVEKAVNLLQKLGGRKVMPWFFIAPNMLLFAVFVFIPILLAVCYAFTGGTNILLWERPYVGVGNFATLLSCGNYAEPSSCEQDLFWTGVYNTVSFTFFNVLCTLLVALVTALILNRKIIARGFFRAMFFYPVLLSPVVVGLIWQWFLNRNGLLNLVLSSLGGQPITFLLDPMLSRFWVVFVSVWFHVGFYTLILLAGLQAIPRDIYEAAAVDGTSRWRGFYRLTLPLLAPNILVVVILLTINSVQIFDEAWVLTNGGGPGTANSFIVQYIYQTAFSSNASLYGLASAASVLMGVVLMILTALQFLLTRRLEGK; via the coding sequence ATGAGAAAGATTGCCTTACTACCCGCAGGATCGCTGATCGATAAGCTGGTAACGCCAGTAGAAAAAGCGGTGAATCTGCTACAAAAACTCGGTGGCCGCAAAGTGATGCCGTGGTTTTTTATCGCGCCCAATATGCTGTTGTTCGCCGTTTTTGTCTTTATTCCGATTCTGCTGGCGGTGTGTTACGCCTTTACCGGCGGCACCAATATTCTGCTGTGGGAACGCCCCTACGTGGGCGTGGGTAACTTTGCCACGCTGCTGAGCTGCGGCAACTACGCCGAGCCATCGAGCTGTGAACAGGATTTGTTCTGGACTGGCGTCTACAACACGGTGTCGTTCACCTTTTTCAACGTGCTCTGCACGCTGCTGGTGGCGCTGGTGACGGCACTGATCCTCAACCGCAAGATTATCGCCCGTGGTTTTTTCCGTGCCATGTTCTTCTATCCGGTGCTGTTGTCTCCGGTGGTGGTGGGGTTGATTTGGCAGTGGTTCCTTAACCGCAACGGCTTGCTGAATCTGGTGCTGTCGTCGCTGGGGGGGCAGCCGATTACCTTCCTGCTCGATCCGATGCTGTCGCGCTTCTGGGTGGTGTTTGTCTCCGTCTGGTTTCACGTTGGGTTTTATACCCTGATCCTGCTGGCCGGATTGCAGGCGATCCCGCGTGATATTTATGAGGCTGCGGCGGTGGATGGCACCTCGCGCTGGCGCGGCTTTTATCGCCTGACGCTGCCGCTGCTGGCGCCGAACATTCTGGTGGTGGTGATTCTGCTGACCATCAACAGCGTGCAGATCTTCGATGAAGCCTGGGTGTTAACCAACGGCGGCGGCCCTGGTACGGCCAACAGCTTTATCGTGCAGTACATCTACCAGACCGCTTTTTCGTCTAACGCGTCGCTCTACGGGCTGGCCTCGGCGGCCTCGGTGTTGATGGGCGTGGTGCTGATGATTCTGACGGCGTTGCAGTTCCTGCTGACGCGTCGGCTGGAAGGGAAATAA
- a CDS encoding glycoside hydrolase family 88/105 protein yields the protein MQTGSLNRQQTEALLAQVARAFCRLKAIDSVTQDDTPDAGLTIQFEEWDWEVGVGLYGFWKLAHLTQDDTMLTTLANWYQQKLDAGLPPRQINSTAPMLVLALLCQDKPDAPAQWRDTVSDWADWLLHSLPKTEDGGFQHTVKERPNTGQLWDDTLFMAGLFLVVAGKLLSRRDLIEEAEYQLVTHARYLADVRSGLWYHGWTFVGRHHYANAFWGRGNAWITLVLPEMRVLADDELSTPVLRTLEAILEQQTTTLARCQHESGLWHTLLDDPDSPLETSASAGFIAGILTARRLGMLRDFPQDVLEKGYAAVVAQIDAQGVVQGVSDGTAMGHDLQFYRDIPNVAVPYGQALVMLMLLAQLDSVCEG from the coding sequence ATGCAGACAGGTTCACTTAACCGACAACAAACCGAAGCACTGCTGGCGCAAGTGGCGCGGGCATTTTGCCGCCTGAAAGCGATCGACAGCGTGACGCAGGACGACACGCCGGATGCCGGGCTGACGATTCAATTCGAAGAGTGGGATTGGGAAGTCGGTGTCGGGCTGTACGGTTTTTGGAAGCTGGCGCATCTGACGCAGGACGACACCATGCTGACGACGCTGGCGAACTGGTATCAGCAAAAGCTGGATGCCGGGCTGCCGCCGCGCCAGATCAACTCGACGGCGCCGATGCTGGTACTGGCGCTGCTGTGTCAGGACAAACCGGATGCCCCCGCGCAGTGGCGTGACACCGTGAGCGATTGGGCGGACTGGCTGCTGCACTCGCTGCCGAAAACCGAGGACGGCGGCTTCCAGCACACGGTGAAAGAGCGCCCGAACACCGGGCAGTTGTGGGATGACACGCTGTTCATGGCTGGCCTGTTTCTGGTGGTCGCGGGGAAATTGCTCTCTCGCCGCGATCTGATCGAAGAAGCGGAATATCAGCTCGTCACGCACGCCCGCTATCTGGCCGATGTGCGCAGTGGGCTGTGGTATCACGGCTGGACATTCGTTGGTCGCCACCATTATGCCAATGCGTTCTGGGGACGCGGCAACGCCTGGATCACGCTGGTGCTGCCGGAAATGCGGGTGCTGGCGGACGATGAATTGTCCACGCCGGTACTGCGCACGCTGGAAGCGATTCTGGAGCAGCAAACGACCACGCTGGCACGCTGTCAGCATGAATCCGGCTTGTGGCACACGTTGCTGGATGACCCGGATTCGCCGCTGGAGACCTCCGCCAGCGCGGGGTTCATCGCCGGTATTCTGACGGCACGTCGGTTGGGCATGTTGCGCGATTTCCCGCAGGACGTGCTGGAAAAAGGCTATGCCGCCGTGGTGGCGCAGATTGACGCACAGGGCGTGGTGCAGGGGGTCTCGGACGGCACGGCGATGGGACACGACTTACAGTTCTATCGCGATATTCCCAATGTTGCCGTGCCTTACGGGCAGGCGCTGGTCATGCTGATGTTATTGGCACAGTTAGATTCTGTTTGCGAGGGCTGA
- a CDS encoding carbohydrate ABC transporter permease, translating into MMKIIAFLTRTRHPGRIHITDIMSWVWLVVGTLLVLIPVMWAAMSSFKTPAEINRFPPSFLPQAADTVTLPEYPKPLELWQVKQDDGEAKTMALVRRIGLIAQLVNPDAPSEVVRVPTKDLVPMKALHLETDNYTTPITKFHFATYLKNTVFVTVMATLLTLLLSSMAAFALSKYEFRGRGTVLTLFLSTMMIPLSVVMVPTFLVVIGLNMGDNLWGVIIPTVATPTGVFLLRQYMLTIPDELIEAARIDAASEFRIYWKIILPLTAPALAVLAIFSVIWRWNDFLWPLIVLSSQDNFTLQIGLNAFQGQFSVQWHYILAMTMLSLLPVTAVFVFLQKYITTGIANTGMK; encoded by the coding sequence ATGATGAAAATAATCGCATTTCTCACCCGTACCCGTCATCCGGGGCGCATTCATATTACGGATATCATGAGCTGGGTCTGGCTGGTGGTCGGCACGCTGCTGGTGCTGATTCCGGTGATGTGGGCGGCGATGTCGTCGTTCAAAACCCCCGCGGAGATCAACCGTTTTCCACCGAGTTTTCTGCCGCAGGCAGCGGATACCGTCACGCTGCCAGAGTACCCGAAGCCGCTGGAGTTGTGGCAGGTTAAGCAGGACGACGGCGAAGCGAAAACCATGGCGCTGGTGCGACGCATCGGCCTGATTGCACAGCTGGTGAACCCGGATGCACCGAGTGAGGTGGTTCGTGTGCCGACCAAAGATCTGGTGCCGATGAAAGCGCTGCATCTGGAGACGGATAACTACACGACGCCGATAACGAAGTTCCACTTTGCTACCTACCTGAAGAACACCGTGTTCGTGACGGTGATGGCGACGCTGCTGACCTTGCTGCTTAGTTCTATGGCGGCGTTTGCGCTGTCGAAATACGAGTTTCGCGGGCGCGGTACGGTGCTGACGTTGTTCCTCTCCACCATGATGATTCCGCTGTCGGTGGTGATGGTGCCGACGTTTCTGGTGGTGATTGGTCTGAACATGGGCGATAACCTGTGGGGCGTGATTATTCCTACGGTGGCGACACCGACCGGCGTATTCCTGTTACGGCAATATATGCTGACCATCCCCGATGAGCTGATCGAGGCGGCGCGTATCGATGCCGCCAGCGAGTTCCGTATTTACTGGAAGATCATCCTGCCGTTAACTGCACCCGCGCTGGCGGTGCTGGCGATCTTCTCGGTGATCTGGCGCTGGAACGATTTCCTCTGGCCGTTGATCGTCCTCTCCAGTCAGGATAATTTTACGCTGCAAATTGGCCTGAATGCGTTTCAGGGGCAGTTCTCGGTGCAGTGGCACTATATACTGGCGATGACGATGCTCTCGCTTCTGCCGGTAACGGCGGTGTTCGTCTTCCTGCAAAAATACATCACGACGGGGATTGCCAACACGGGGATGAAATAA
- a CDS encoding ABC transporter substrate-binding protein: MMRSNTALFFSALALGLFSTSALAAKTQITFLYSDDDPELVHFMEQKVKAFSQSNERIDVNFVSTGYNALQTQLPMQLAAGLGPDIAKTTQMGLLGYTLDLRPYLKDPAAFEKRYSAGIEKIMRVKGVHKADALPGFVASWTADLPFVNVTLFEQAGVPLPQPGYTIDDLMKASKRVAEKTGVPIPFTIDRSGFRFSGPAYSYGARYDKDGLINFPDAAAQQWIKDLKRWSDEGVFPREMWGAAGGGQYKSMADDFVNGNIVTYFSGNWLLNQFSKQIGDGFDWKVLPAPCKEKCISMGGATFIMPFTTTKHPQEVAEFMEWLGSEPLQREIAERFNIIVGADISDLHYQTKDKHVIDGLNTAREEIKKIPSYVFDWERMESLGANELYPIILTRFTQYLNDQVSFDEYLRLTSNDVKRLNETIATNQQQRKSAP; this comes from the coding sequence ATGATGCGTTCCAACACCGCGTTATTTTTTTCCGCCCTTGCACTGGGGTTATTCAGCACCAGCGCGTTAGCCGCTAAAACGCAAATAACATTTTTATATAGTGACGACGATCCCGAATTAGTGCATTTCATGGAACAGAAAGTGAAAGCTTTCTCCCAAAGCAATGAGCGCATCGATGTGAATTTTGTTAGCACCGGCTATAACGCGCTGCAAACACAATTGCCGATGCAGTTGGCGGCGGGCTTAGGCCCGGATATTGCCAAAACCACGCAAATGGGGCTGCTCGGGTATACGCTGGATTTGCGCCCTTATCTGAAAGACCCTGCCGCCTTTGAGAAACGCTATAGCGCTGGCATCGAAAAGATCATGCGCGTGAAAGGCGTGCATAAAGCGGATGCGCTGCCGGGCTTTGTCGCGTCCTGGACGGCCGATCTGCCATTCGTTAACGTGACGCTGTTTGAACAGGCAGGCGTTCCTCTGCCACAGCCGGGCTACACGATTGATGATTTGATGAAAGCCTCGAAGCGGGTCGCGGAAAAAACCGGCGTACCTATCCCCTTCACCATCGACCGCAGCGGTTTCCGCTTCTCCGGCCCAGCCTACTCTTATGGCGCACGTTACGATAAAGACGGGCTGATCAACTTCCCGGACGCCGCGGCGCAGCAGTGGATTAAAGATCTAAAGCGCTGGTCGGATGAAGGCGTGTTCCCGCGTGAAATGTGGGGCGCGGCGGGCGGCGGCCAGTACAAGAGCATGGCGGACGATTTCGTGAACGGCAACATCGTGACCTACTTCTCCGGCAACTGGCTGTTGAACCAGTTCAGTAAGCAGATTGGCGACGGTTTTGACTGGAAAGTGCTGCCCGCACCTTGCAAAGAGAAGTGTATTTCGATGGGCGGTGCGACCTTTATCATGCCGTTTACCACCACCAAGCACCCGCAGGAAGTCGCCGAATTCATGGAATGGCTGGGCAGCGAACCGCTACAACGTGAGATTGCCGAACGCTTCAATATCATCGTCGGCGCGGATATCAGCGATCTGCACTACCAGACTAAAGATAAGCATGTGATCGATGGCCTGAACACCGCGCGCGAAGAGATCAAAAAGATCCCATCTTATGTCTTTGATTGGGAACGCATGGAAAGTCTGGGCGCGAACGAACTGTACCCCATCATCCTGACACGCTTTACCCAATACCTGAACGATCAGGTGTCGTTTGATGAGTATCTTCGCCTGACGTCAAACGATGTGAAGCGCCTCAACGAAACGATCGCGACCAATCAACAACAGCGGAAAAGCGCACCGTGA
- a CDS encoding glucosamine kinase, producing the protein MKWQLREIDIDGDRPFDRAQESALCEQRWPGQHRYLLVTGGFTRLLRWHDGLLTCRGGDCFPIGTPASLSRLGLWAVQEMLQAVEGITPLTPLSDALFLHFNKQVDRVIDWSKQAQAADYTTLGHVVLAHPQDALAVQLLTRCADELTLLLNSLPDSPHDAVFLSGDLAVACLPYLDSGASTS; encoded by the coding sequence GTGAAATGGCAACTGAGGGAGATCGACATTGATGGCGATCGCCCCTTTGATCGGGCGCAGGAAAGTGCGTTGTGCGAACAGCGCTGGCCTGGACAACATCGCTATTTGCTCGTCACTGGCGGCTTTACCCGACTGCTGCGCTGGCATGACGGCCTCCTGACCTGTCGCGGCGGCGACTGCTTTCCTATCGGCACCCCGGCTAGTCTGTCGCGGCTGGGGCTGTGGGCGGTACAGGAGATGCTTCAGGCCGTGGAAGGCATCACGCCGCTTACGCCGCTCAGTGACGCGCTGTTCCTGCACTTCAATAAACAGGTCGATCGGGTTATCGACTGGTCAAAACAGGCGCAGGCCGCAGACTACACAACGCTCGGACACGTTGTGCTGGCACACCCGCAGGACGCGCTGGCGGTGCAACTGCTGACCCGCTGCGCCGACGAGCTGACCCTGCTACTTAACAGCCTGCCGGATTCGCCGCACGATGCGGTCTTTCTCAGCGGCGATCTGGCGGTAGCCTGCCTTCCCTATCTGGATTCAGGAGCGAGCACATCATGA
- a CDS encoding GNAT family N-acetyltransferase → MPSNQQIMVNSVEPQDYDQWLPYWQNYQAFYNVQLSDNVTKTTWERFFHPDIPVYCSVARDGLRIVGFVHFVFHDSTWGINRYCYLEDLFVDSTARGKNIGKKLIEYVKEKAQEERCDRLYWHTQETNKTAQRLYDWVAEKPGVIEYRMPL, encoded by the coding sequence ATGCCTTCAAACCAACAGATCATGGTGAATTCCGTCGAGCCACAAGATTACGATCAGTGGCTACCTTATTGGCAAAATTATCAGGCGTTCTATAACGTCCAGCTTAGCGATAACGTCACTAAAACCACCTGGGAGCGCTTTTTTCACCCCGACATCCCGGTGTATTGCTCGGTAGCCAGGGACGGTTTACGCATTGTCGGTTTCGTGCACTTTGTTTTTCACGATTCCACCTGGGGAATAAACCGCTATTGTTACTTAGAAGACCTTTTCGTTGATTCAACCGCGCGCGGAAAAAATATTGGAAAGAAATTAATTGAATATGTGAAAGAAAAGGCACAAGAAGAACGCTGCGATCGGCTGTATTGGCATACGCAGGAAACCAATAAAACAGCTCAGCGACTTTATGATTGGGTCGCAGAAAAACCCGGCGTAATTGAATACAGAATGCCGCTTTAA